The Vicia villosa cultivar HV-30 ecotype Madison, WI linkage group LG1, Vvil1.0, whole genome shotgun sequence genome includes a region encoding these proteins:
- the LOC131644669 gene encoding auxin-responsive protein SAUR71-like, which yields MACMWRKNACSGKKPPSDVPRGHLAVTVGEANRRFVIRADYLNHPVLQQLLDQAYEGYGFNKSGPLAIPCDELLFEDILHSLGGGTQTQTRRSSSHVLTKKLELCFSKDSVPLLEAFDSKRSNNYKH from the coding sequence ATGGCATGCATGTGGCGCAAGAATGCCTGCAGTGGGAAGAAACCACCGTCAGACGTGCCGAGAGGTCACCTGGCTGTGACTGTAGGAGAGGCAAACAGGAGGTTTGTGATAAGAGCTGACTACCTGAATCATCCAGTGCTTCAACAACTGCTAGACCAAGCATATGAAGGATATGGATTTAACAAGAGTGGTCCTCTGGCTATACCTTGTGATGAGTTGCTATTTGAAGATATTCTTCATTCACTTGGAGGAGGGACACAGACACAGACACGCCGATCCTCTTCGCATGTGCTTACAAAAAAGCTAGAATTGTGCTTTTCCAAAGACTCAGTACCGCTACTTGAAGCTTTTGACAGCAAAAGGAGCAATAACTATAAGCATTGA
- the LOC131644668 gene encoding probable 3-deoxy-D-manno-octulosonic acid transferase, mitochondrial, protein MTRGLVAFKIYRALSYGVSPFIRLHLRWRRFRGLEHLQRWPERLGHPSQPRRPGPLVWFHAVSLGEGMIAIPVIKHCIQRMPHLNVLMTTTTLSAFEVLSNWLPTEVILQFSPVDTPASISSFLHYWKPSAIVLMESELWPNLIMDASKKGIKLALLNARISEKSFNLWSGSLFLPLISLMLSKFSLIAPLSTEQGVRFQLLQAPPYIINYSGDLKYVIEDIAVNQSGKKNIDDLRLQLSHKQVWMASSIHRAEEEIILGVHAVLMQLQTDIVTIIVPRHPQHGREIAKKLEREGHNVVLRSQHERFKPETNIYVVDTLGELRQLYTLTPIAVIGGSFLPGLSGHNISEAAAAGCAILTGRHVGHFSHMVREMQQMNPLSVLQVSGKQELEKSLIELFTDTTLLEARRRAAKEAICMLSNDIVTNIWSLLNYHIFSSTEMKPPNIIAKTMKSETS, encoded by the exons ATGACGCGCGGATTAGTAGCGTTCAAGATATACAGAGCCCTAAGCTACGGCGTATCACCGTTCATCCGTCTCCACCTACGTTGGCGCAGATTCCGAGGCCTGGAACATCTCCAAAGATGGCCGGAGCGGCTAGGTCACCCTTCTCAGCCTCGGCGCCCCGGTCCTCTCGTATGGTTCCACGCCGTTTCATTGGGCGAAGGGATGATCGCAATTCCTGTAATCAAACACTGCATTCAGAGAATGCCTCACTTGAATGTTCTCATGACCACCACCACTCTCTCTGCATT TGAAGTACTGAGCAACTGGCTTCCAACTGAAGTCATTTTACAG TTTTCACCGGTTGATACGCCTGCTTCCATTAGTTCTTTCCTTCATTACTGGAAACCGAGTGCTATTGTACTAATGGAAAGTGAACTCTGGCCAAATCTTATAATGGATGCTTCCAAAAAGGGT ATAAAACTGGCACTGTTAAATGCTCGGATTTCTGAAAAATCCTTTAATCTTTGGTCAGGATCATTGTTTCTTCCGTTGATTTCATTGATGTTATCCAAGTTTTCCTTGATTGCTCCGTTG AGTACAGAGCAGGGTGTCCGGTTTCAGCTTCTGCAAGCCCCTCCTTATATTATAAACTACTCGGGTGATCTAAAGTATG TAATTGAAGACATTGCGGTCAAtcaaagtggtaaaaaaaatatAGATGATCTAAGACTACAACTTTCTCACAAGCAGGTTTGGATGGCTTCTTCCATTCATAGGGCAGAAGAAGAAA TAATATTAGGAGTTCACGCCGTCCTTATGCAGCTGCAAACTGATATTGTGACTATTATTGTTCCCCGGCATCCACAGCATGGACGAGAGATTGCCAAA AAATTGGAGAGAGAAGGACATAATGTAGTTCTGAGATCACAACACGAGAGGTTTAAGCCAGAAACAAATATTTATGTGGTGGACACTTTGG GTGAATTAAGACAGCTGTACACATTAACACCAATAGCAGTGATTGGGGGTTCATTCCTCCCTGGTTTGTCTGGCCATAATATTTCAGAAGCTGCAGCAGCTGGCTGTGCTATTCTGACAG GTCGTCATGTTGGCCATTTCTCTCACATGGTACGGGAAATGCAACAAATGAATCCTCTGTCAGTTCTTCAG GTTTCTGGAAAACAGGAGCTTGAAAAATCTCTCATTGAGCTTTTCACAGATACAACACTTCTTGAAGCTCGTCGTAGAGCTGCAAAAGAAGCAATTTGTATGTTGTCCAATGacattgttacaaatatatgGAGTTTGCTAAATTATCATATTTTTAGTAGTACTGAAATGAAGCCTCCTAATATCATAGCTAAGACTATGAAAAGTGAAACTTCATAA
- the LOC131659735 gene encoding uncharacterized protein LOC131659735, translating to MSNLPWCVIGDFNDLLSQQDKNGIHPHPNWLCSGFRQTVSDCNLSDISLEGYQFTWVKSRGTDHMIEERLDRALATSDWFTVFPHVKLSNLIASYSDHSPILLDCDPVQQTSSSFRFRFENSWLHEDSITEVVSNGWHSEAHTDVVQRISTCATSLEN from the coding sequence ATGTCTAACTTACCGTGGTGTGTTATTGGAGATTTCAATGATCTCCTCTCCCAGCAGGATAAAAACGGCATACACCCTCATCCTAATTGGTTGTGTTCAGGTTTTCGTCAAACCGTGAGTGATTGTAATCTTTCCGATATTTCGCTTGAAGGTTATCAATTCACTTGGGTGAAGAGCAGAGGCACCGACCATATGATAGAAGAAAGACTTGACAGAGCTCTCGCGACCTCCGATTGGTTTACGGTGTTTCCGCATGTCAAGTTGTCTAACCTTATCGCATCGTATTCTGACCATAGTCCCATCCTTTTGGATTGCGATCCGGTTCAGCAAACTAGTAGTAGTTTTAGATTTCGTTTTGAGAACAGTTGGCTTCATGAAGATAGCATAACTGAGGTGGTTAGCAATGGGTGGCATTCTGAGGCTCATACTGATGTGGTTCAGCGTATTTCTACTTGTGCTACTAGTTTGGAGAATTAG